A stretch of Cytophagales bacterium DNA encodes these proteins:
- a CDS encoding BBE domain-containing protein, with the protein MSFLYRFLKRLLSIFSENEFQTTQKLNPNDHAPQFPSLLQGFNRRWYANNCLAVYLCYSADGVQNALEEAIGLYGGAVKVKSGGHCYENFVFSEETRAIIDVTGLDKVGYDDARGFYLGSGGTNWGAFKALFRDYGKVLPAGSCYSVGLGGHICGGGYGLLSRLNGLTIDWLTGVELVVKDNKDQPAKVIYVSKEDTGDEADLFWAQTGGGGGNFGIITRYYFKTLPDAPNSAYITTFAFEWDQLTPAILYDLLEWYRLFSADKNNWNQFGLFKLNHEANGEIHLIIQTSVHQGMASAHECESLMKMQSDELNAICPHRAPQSPIVGHSSHYNPLMSVDNVNYTIYEATQTLNGSGPNQRGKYKSAYMRKGFTMEDVQAIYKALKTVPAGVSATDMKQSLLQVDSYGGKINTVPSDATAIPQRDSIFKLQYQTYWSYEKNDAAFLGWIRDFYGAVYKNTGGTPNPALDPTNNVDGCYYNYPDVDLNDLVGAEGALQLYFLENLDRLKRVKRRWDPNNYFNHAQSIPVV; encoded by the coding sequence ATGAGTTTTTTATATCGATTCCTGAAAAGGCTGCTTTCAATTTTTTCTGAAAACGAGTTTCAGACCACCCAAAAGCTTAATCCAAATGATCATGCGCCGCAGTTTCCCAGTTTACTTCAGGGTTTCAACAGGCGTTGGTATGCCAACAATTGTTTAGCTGTTTATTTGTGCTATTCGGCAGATGGTGTTCAAAATGCACTGGAAGAGGCCATAGGACTTTATGGAGGTGCGGTGAAGGTTAAGAGCGGCGGGCACTGCTACGAAAATTTTGTATTCAGTGAAGAAACCAGAGCCATCATTGACGTGACAGGTTTAGATAAGGTCGGATATGATGATGCCAGAGGATTTTACCTGGGAAGCGGAGGCACCAATTGGGGGGCTTTCAAAGCACTGTTCCGTGACTATGGAAAAGTATTGCCTGCGGGTTCCTGTTACTCAGTGGGGCTTGGAGGGCACATCTGCGGAGGAGGCTACGGCCTGCTTTCCCGGCTCAATGGCCTTACTATTGATTGGCTCACGGGAGTGGAGTTGGTCGTTAAAGATAATAAAGATCAACCTGCCAAAGTCATCTATGTCTCCAAAGAAGACACGGGTGATGAAGCGGACTTGTTTTGGGCACAGACAGGTGGCGGAGGGGGTAACTTTGGTATCATTACACGCTACTATTTTAAAACGTTGCCCGACGCACCCAATAGCGCTTACATCACTACTTTTGCATTCGAATGGGATCAATTGACCCCTGCAATTCTTTACGACTTGCTGGAGTGGTATCGCCTCTTTTCAGCAGATAAAAACAACTGGAACCAATTCGGTTTATTCAAGCTCAATCATGAAGCAAACGGAGAGATCCATTTGATCATTCAGACGTCTGTTCATCAGGGCATGGCCTCCGCACATGAGTGTGAATCATTGATGAAAATGCAATCGGATGAATTAAATGCCATATGCCCGCACCGAGCGCCGCAATCACCTATTGTAGGGCATAGTAGCCATTACAATCCATTGATGTCTGTTGATAACGTCAACTATACCATCTATGAAGCCACGCAAACCCTCAATGGCTCCGGGCCTAATCAACGAGGAAAGTACAAGTCGGCCTATATGCGTAAAGGTTTTACCATGGAGGATGTGCAAGCCATTTACAAAGCGCTGAAAACAGTTCCTGCGGGCGTTAGCGCCACGGATATGAAGCAGAGCTTGTTACAAGTAGATTCTTATGGAGGGAAGATCAATACGGTACCTTCTGATGCCACTGCGATACCCCAACGTGACTCGATCTTTAAGCTTCAATACCAGACGTATTGGTCCTATGAAAAAAATGATGCCGCCTTTTTGGGCTGGATTCGCGATTTCTATGGTGCAGTATACAAGAATACCGGAGGGACTCCTAATCCGGCTTTGGATCCGACTAATAATGTCGATGGATGTTACTACAACTATCCGGATGTAGACCTCAACGATCTGGTGGGTGCAGAGGGAGCATTACAATTGTATTTTCTCGAGAATCTGGATCGTTTAAAGCGAGTAAAGAGAAGATGGGACCCCAACAATTATTTCAATCACGCACAATCAATTCCTGTAGTATAG